In the Diprion similis isolate iyDipSimi1 chromosome 2, iyDipSimi1.1, whole genome shotgun sequence genome, one interval contains:
- the LOC124416197 gene encoding uncharacterized protein LOC124416197 yields MKAVHSEVVSDLTSEGFIAALRRFIGRPNNELNEVAKLLRKTNEQEKIQTILAAKSINWHFIPPLSPNFGGLWAAAVKSFKLHLRCTTGVELLFTFEEFNTLTIDIEAILNSRPLTPICSDPNDFLVLTHGHYLISDSLTSLRERDFREVPTNRLSTWQHIQKVKRDF; encoded by the exons ATGAAGGCCGTACACTCCGAAGTTGTCAGCGATCTAACCAGCGAGGGATTCATCGCCGCCCTTCGACGTTTCATCGGACGGC CCAACAATGAATTAAACGAGGTTGCCAAATTGCTACGGAAAACTAACgagcaagaaaaaattcagaccATTCTAGCCGCTAAAAGCATCAACTGGCACTTCATACCGCCACTATCACCCAATTTCGGTGGATTATGGGCAGCCGCCGTAAAATCGTTTAAGCTACACCTCAGATGCACTACAGGTGTAGAGCTCCTCTTCACTTTCGAAGAGTTTAATACATTAACAATAGACATCGAGGCTATCCTTAACTCACGCCCTTTAACTCCAATATGCTCAGATCCCAATGATTTTCTCGTCCTCACTCACGGACATTACCTCATTAGCGATTCATTAACGAGCCTGCGCGAGCGGGATTTCAGAGAAGTACCGACAAACCGTTTGTCTACGTGGCAACACATTCAAAAGGTTAAGAGGGACTTCTGA
- the LOC124416196 gene encoding uncharacterized protein LOC124416196 — protein sequence MAFAEELKDLTAGSPLRPNSKLSRLNPFIDKEGVLRVGGRLQHSSLPFSARYPIILPKNNHVTALIIDNEHRTHYHAGAQATLYAVRRRYWPLDGRSQVWKVIKPCITCTRMNPPFINCIMGNLPKHRVTEARHFAHVGVDYCGPFYLKEKSTGTVTE from the coding sequence ATGGCCTTCGCCGAAGAATTAAAAGACCTCACAGCGGGAAGTCCACTGAGGCCCAATAGCAAACTTTCGCGGCTAAATCCATTCATCGACAAAGAAGGAGTGCTCCGAGTCGGAGGACGACTACAACACTCATCATTGCCATTTTCCGCCAGATACCCCATAATTTTGCCTAAAAATAATCACGTAACCGCACTGATAATCGACAATGAGCATCGCACTCATTATCATGCTGGAGCTCAAGCAACACTCTATGCGGTTCGACGGCGCTACTGGCCATTGGATGGTCGCAGCCAGGTATGGAAAGTCATAAAACCATGTATCACTTGCACCAGAATGAATCCTCCGTTCATAAATTGCATCATGGGGAATCTACCCAAACATCGTGTAACCGAAGCCCGACATTTTGCACATGTCGGCGTGGACTATTGCGGTCCATTCTATCTCAAGGAAAAAAGCACCGGAACCGTAACCGAATAA